A genomic window from Silene latifolia isolate original U9 population chromosome 11, ASM4854445v1, whole genome shotgun sequence includes:
- the LOC141613066 gene encoding putative late blight resistance protein homolog R1B-16: MRHDKPEEVKQLWTQIMKLGSKVDNMIDTFEEFPTWYNKLRVFYVSEEVKLIKEDLSKICSRDISMIEVEDPDIHAENQMGKGHATEHSKDEVSFEEEDRLRTQLTTGSRSLEKISIVGMPGLGKTTLAMSLYRDCAKSFNTHVWCYVGQKFRRREILQNIVGQISERPRSEINVMKDEDLATLLKQCLLQKRNYLIVLDDVWDVDAWEALRICFPPNNNGSRILITSRYSIVGEKVCGDRNVLKLNLLTADKSWHLLQKKVFGTRSYPKRLCQVGKRIAGKCGGLPLSIVTIAGVLKNKNETENSWKEIERSLDVHLLNVGSSTLELSYIHLSVGMKQCFLYCAAFSKGTGIPRSKLIRLWLAERFVKTSYEQESLESAAEKYLHDLVDRSLLMVAKRGSNHRIQTCRIHDLVFDFCIQKAKAEKFLITMNRWDDPASRQNRARLCTNNDYLVEENCKGSLQLKPRSLICTPSCFFPRDPFLSVFENFKSLTLLDLEGIRINAGFSAIVRKLTLLRYLSMRGHMKSIPSSISRLLNLETLIVRGTESAIEVPHTIFSLSKLRDLVVDKRARVCVHPSNDNSSSSLQSFSTPVLSRGISDQIIVRLPKLRKLRCIILEKSFDLSILDRLCYLESLRVLYQSLNPFCGKLSFPSNLYKLTLSRFKLPWLEIEKIAALLPRLEILKLLFRAFEGEQWNTTGTFKNLKYLRMEELNIKAWEASDDNFPMLERLVVRRCRSLDKIPEEFGYIGELMGIEAHWCHTSLVKSILKIKRNQIDGGNMKFEAIIHPTVLDLSDDEELSE, translated from the exons ATGAGGCACGACAAACCAGAGGAAGTCAAGCAGCTATGGACTCAGATTATGAAACTGGGTTCCAAAGTGGACAATATGATAGACACATTTGAGGAATTTCCTACATGGTATAACAAATTACGAGTTTTTTATGTCTCAGAAGAGGTTAAGCTTATAAAAGAAGATTTGTCGAAAATTTGCAGCAGGGACATATCCATGATTGAAGTTGAGGATCCAGATATACATGCTGAAAACCAAATGGGAAAAGGCCACGCGACAGAGCATTCCAAAGATGAAGTCAGTTTTGAGGAGGAAGATAGACTGAGGACACAACTTACCACAGGGTCACGGAGTTTAGAGAAAATATCGATAGTTGGTATGCCTGGTTTAGGCAAGACAACCTTAGCCATGAGTCTATATAGAGATTGTGCCAAGTCTTTCAATACTCATGTCTGGTGTTATGTCGGGCAAAAGTTTCGAAGGAGAGAGATTCTCCAAAACATCGTAGGTCAGATTAGTGAGCGACCTCGCAGTGAAATCAATGTCATGAAGGACGAAGATTTAGCTACACTCTTGAAGCAGTGTCTACTTCAAAAAAGGAACTATCTCATAGTCTTAGATGATGTATGGGATGTTGATGCCTGGGAGGCTCTTCGGATATGTTTTCCACCTAACAACAATGGAAGCAGAATACTAATAACAAGTAGGTACAGCATCGTTGGAGAGAAAGTTTGTGGTGATAGAAATGTTCTAAAACTCAACCTCTTAACTGCAGACAAAAGTTGGCATCTATTGCAGAAGAAAGTATTTGGGACGAGGAGTTATCCTAAAAGATTATGTCAAGTCGGGAAAAGAATCGCAGGGAAATGTGGAGGACTGCCACTTTCAATTGTTACGATTGCTGGAGTTCTTAAAAATAAAAATGAGACGGAAAATAGTTGGAAGGAAATTGAACGGAGCCTGGATGTTCACCTCTTAAATGTGGGTTCTAGTACGCTAGAACTAAGTTACATACATCTATCAGTTGGCATGAAACAATGCTTTCTATATTGCGCAGCATTCTCTAAAGGTACAGGAATCCCTAGGTCAAAACTGATACGACTATGGCTTGCAGAAAGATTCGTAAAGACTTCTTATGAGCAGGAAAGCTTGGAAAGCGCTGCAGAGAAGTACTTGCATGACCTAGTGGACAGAAGTTTGCTAATGGTTGCAAAAAGAGGTTCTAATCATCGAATTCAGACCTGCAGGATCCACGATTTGGTGTTTGATTTTTGCATACAAAAAGCAAAAGCGGAGAAGTTTCTGATCACAATGAACAG GTGGGACGATCCTGCAAGTCGTCAAAATCGTGCCCGCCTATGCACAAATAACGATTATTTAGTGGAAGAAAATTGTAAGGGATCACTACAGCTAAAACCGCGCTCCTTGATTTGCACTCCATCGTGTTTTTTCCCACGGGATCCGTTTTTGTCTGTGTTTGAGAATTTCAAATCACTTACTTTGCTGGACTTGGAAGGAATTCGTATCAATGCGGGCTTTTCTGCAATTGTAAGAAAACTGACATTGTTGAGGTACTTGTCCATGCGAGGTCATATGAAAAGCATCCCATCATCAATTAGTCGTCTCTTGAACCTTGAAACGCTCATTGTGAGAGGAACCGAAAGTGCAATTGAGGTACCACACACAATTTTCAGTCTGAGCAAATTAAGAGATCTCGTGGTGGATAAACGTGCAAGAGTTTGTGTGCATCCGAGTAATGACAACTCTTCAAGTAGTCTTCAAAGCTTCTCTACCCCAGTTCTTTCAAGGGGCATTTCTGATCAAATAATTGTAAGGTTGCCAAAACTTCGAAAGCTAAGATGCATAATATTGGAAAAGTCATTTGACTTGTCTATTCTTGATCGCCTTTGTTACCTTGAATCTTTGAGAGTGCTCTATCAAAGCTTGAATCCATTTTGTGGCAAGCTTAGCTTTCCCTCGAACCTGTACAAACTGACACTTTCTAGATTTAAGTTACCCTGGTTGGAAATAGAAAAGATTGCTGCTTTACTGCCTCGGCTTGAGATCCTCAAGTTACTGTTCAGAGCCTTTGAAGGGGAACAATGGAACACAACCGGGACCTTCAAAAATCTAAAATACTTGAGAATGGAGGAACTTAATATCAAAGCATGGGAAGCATCAGATGATAACTTTCCTATGCTAGAGCGATTAGTTGTGCGTAGATGCAGGTCGCTTGATAAAATTCCGGAAGAATTCGGATACATAGGAGAGTTAATGGGCATTGAAGCACATTGGTGTCATACCTCTCTAGTGAAATCAATTCTCAAGATCAAGAGGAATCAGATTGATGGAGGGAACATGAAGTTCGAGGCCATAATACATCCTACTGTGCTCGACCTTAGCGATGATGAAGAGCTTAGTGAGTAG